The following are from one region of the Vibrio rarus genome:
- the mukE gene encoding chromosome partition protein MukE, producing the protein MSSINSDTYMPDNLVRAIANPLFPALDSLLRSGRHITQDDMDNHALLCDFETDLMLFYQRYNTELVKAPEGFFYLRPRSTTLISRSVLSELDMLVGKVLCFLYLSPERLAQEGIFSNQEMFDELVAIADHSTLMKFVTHKATGTDLDKEKLYEKVRTSLRRLKRLGMLLPIGEGDKFRISEAVFRFGADVRVGDDVQQAQMRLIRDGEAVPAEDMQQGSLLEESKNEEQA; encoded by the coding sequence ATGTCATCAATAAATTCTGATACGTATATGCCAGATAATCTGGTTCGAGCGATAGCCAATCCGCTGTTTCCAGCGTTAGATAGCTTGCTTCGCTCAGGTCGTCATATCACACAAGATGATATGGATAACCATGCACTGTTGTGCGATTTTGAAACCGACTTAATGCTGTTTTATCAACGATATAACACTGAGTTAGTGAAAGCCCCCGAAGGCTTCTTTTACTTACGTCCTCGCTCCACCACATTAATCAGCCGCAGTGTTCTTTCTGAGTTGGATATGCTGGTGGGTAAAGTGTTGTGTTTCTTATACCTAAGCCCAGAACGTTTGGCCCAAGAAGGTATTTTTAGCAACCAAGAAATGTTTGACGAACTGGTGGCGATTGCGGATCACAGCACACTGATGAAGTTTGTCACCCATAAAGCCACAGGTACGGATTTAGATAAAGAAAAACTGTATGAAAAAGTGCGTACTTCTTTACGCCGTTTAAAACGACTGGGCATGTTATTACCCATTGGCGAAGGGGATAAGTTTCGTATCAGTGAAGCAGTATTTCGCTTTGGCGCGGATGTTCGCGTTGGCGATGACGTACAACAAGCGCAAATGCGCCTAATTAGAGACGGTGAAGCCGTACCGGCAGAAGATATGCAACAAGGCAGCTTGCTGGAAGAATCCAAAAATGAGGAACAAGCATGA
- the mukF gene encoding chromosome partition protein MukF produces the protein MNQVSQEGQQNEQVTVDELVGWVKQHDFSLNLNSEHLSFLVAIALLSQERFDEELAEGELHDAFAIVQREFNGVTPGAQNAFKANNAINSLVAQRLLSRFTSEGQEGNSIYRLSPLAVGITDYYLRHRQFSKLKLSIQLILVGKELASVVETAEKAPSIEGWRKDVYGSLKYSVAEIFDQIDLNQRVMDEEQHQVKAEIAELLNQDWREAIHHCETLLSATSNTLTELQSSLQAAGDELQSQLLTLQQLVYGNDELDYIDAVLFSLQIKLDRIISWGQQSIDLWIGYDRHVHKFIRTAIDMDKNRAFSQRLRQSIKDFGSHGWLLTFADAERLRDLRDESMVLSNDEALGVLPPEVEYQEMQQVTNELAEQVKAMLQSHKQHGAKIDLGAVLREYLAKHAKGSHFDLARLVVDQAVKLGYSEQDYAAIQPDWQSINDYGAKVQANVINKF, from the coding sequence ATGAATCAAGTCTCCCAAGAAGGGCAACAAAACGAGCAGGTCACGGTCGATGAGCTGGTGGGCTGGGTTAAACAGCACGATTTCTCCCTCAATTTAAACAGCGAACATTTAAGCTTTTTGGTAGCGATAGCCTTGTTAAGCCAAGAGCGCTTTGATGAGGAGTTGGCCGAGGGCGAATTGCATGACGCATTCGCCATTGTACAACGAGAATTTAATGGTGTTACACCGGGCGCGCAAAATGCGTTTAAAGCCAACAACGCCATCAATAGCTTAGTCGCACAAAGACTGCTAAGCCGCTTTACCAGTGAAGGGCAAGAGGGGAATAGTATTTATCGTCTGTCCCCTTTAGCGGTAGGGATCACCGATTATTATTTACGTCACCGTCAGTTTTCTAAACTGAAGCTGTCCATTCAATTGATTTTAGTGGGCAAGGAACTGGCATCTGTAGTGGAAACGGCTGAAAAAGCCCCTTCTATAGAAGGATGGCGTAAAGACGTTTACGGCTCCTTAAAATACTCAGTGGCTGAAATCTTTGATCAAATTGATCTCAACCAAAGAGTGATGGATGAAGAGCAACATCAAGTTAAGGCGGAAATTGCGGAGCTGCTAAACCAAGATTGGCGCGAAGCGATTCACCACTGTGAAACCTTGCTGTCGGCCACCTCCAATACACTGACTGAGTTGCAATCCTCATTACAGGCCGCGGGAGATGAACTGCAATCTCAGCTATTGACCTTACAACAACTGGTGTACGGCAACGACGAACTGGATTATATCGATGCGGTACTGTTTAGTTTGCAAATTAAACTGGATCGCATCATTAGCTGGGGACAGCAGTCCATTGATTTGTGGATCGGTTATGACCGCCATGTGCATAAGTTCATCCGTACCGCAATCGATATGGATAAGAATAGAGCGTTCAGTCAAAGGCTGCGTCAATCCATCAAAGATTTTGGTTCTCATGGCTGGTTATTAACCTTTGCCGATGCGGAACGCCTGCGCGATCTCAGAGATGAATCTATGGTGTTGAGTAACGATGAAGCGCTCGGTGTCCTACCTCCTGAGGTGGAATATCAAGAGATGCAACAGGTGACCAACGAGTTGGCTGAACAAGTCAAAGCCATGTTACAAAGCCATAAACAGCATGGGGCAAAAATCGATCTTGGTGCCGTGCTAAGAGAGTATCTGGCTAAGCACGCCAAAGGCAGCCATTTTGATTTGGCTCGACTAGTGGTCGATCAAGCGGTGAAACTGGGTTACTCCGAGCAAGACTACGCAGCGATACAGCCAGACTGGCAATCAATTAACGACTATGGCGCAAAGGTACAAGCGAATGTCATCAATAAATTCTGA
- the cmoM gene encoding tRNA uridine 5-oxyacetic acid(34) methyltransferase CmoM has product MIQDRNFDDIAHKFAENIYGSDKGSIRQTIVWEDLQQILYQLNGHTKPLTVLDAGGGLAQMSQKLAELGHKIILCDVSKEMLLLAQQEIARKGLLAQYQFIHAPIQELHQHLEQPVDLILFHAVMEWLASPKEALQTLMSHMAQGGMASIMFYNHHGLVMKNVICGNIPHVLQGMPYRKRFKLQPQKGLLPYDVYQWLEDVGLSICGKSGIRAFNDYIGFTQYVGDYSQQDVMQLERQLCRTEPYLSLGRYIHVWVQKKQ; this is encoded by the coding sequence GTGATACAAGATCGTAATTTCGACGATATTGCCCACAAATTTGCCGAAAATATTTATGGCTCAGATAAGGGAAGTATACGTCAGACTATCGTTTGGGAGGATTTACAGCAAATTCTTTACCAACTAAATGGTCACACAAAGCCTCTTACTGTACTAGATGCAGGAGGAGGTTTAGCTCAAATGTCACAAAAGTTGGCCGAGCTTGGACACAAAATAATATTGTGTGATGTGTCAAAAGAAATGCTGTTATTGGCTCAGCAAGAGATTGCCCGTAAAGGCTTGTTAGCTCAGTATCAATTTATTCATGCACCAATTCAAGAGCTTCATCAGCATCTTGAGCAGCCAGTAGATTTGATATTATTTCATGCTGTGATGGAATGGTTAGCCTCTCCAAAAGAAGCGCTACAAACATTAATGAGCCATATGGCACAAGGCGGCATGGCATCTATTATGTTTTATAACCACCATGGATTGGTGATGAAAAATGTTATATGTGGCAATATACCGCACGTGTTACAAGGAATGCCGTATCGTAAACGCTTTAAGTTGCAGCCGCAAAAAGGTTTGCTACCTTATGATGTCTATCAATGGCTAGAGGACGTAGGATTATCCATATGCGGAAAATCAGGAATACGCGCCTTTAATGACTATATCGGATTTACCCAATATGTGGGTGACTATAGCCAACAAGATGTCATGCAGCTTGAACGGCAATTATGCAGAACAGAACCTTACCTTTCATTAGGAAGGTATATCCATGTTTGGGTTCAAAAGAAACAGTAG
- the elyC gene encoding envelope biogenesis factor ElyC: MFALKKIVSAFLMPLPAMLLIGFLGLALIMFTRKHKSGCIFIFISLASIFAISFQPISSGLLKPLERKYSAFLPPTQSLDYVMVLGSGHVVDPQIPPTSELSRTAMMRLSEGIRVLRMYPGAKLILSGYSGGTEISQARMMATVALALGVAKSDIILLETAQDTWQEARQAAKFVGQKSMALVTSASHMERALHEFHSAGLQPLPAPTNYLAQSHIVQPWQKYTPQARYLEQTERYWHETMGQWWQRLRNLANGE; this comes from the coding sequence ATGTTTGCACTCAAAAAAATTGTTTCAGCCTTTCTTATGCCACTCCCTGCTATGCTACTTATTGGCTTTTTGGGCTTGGCATTAATTATGTTTACCCGAAAACATAAATCGGGTTGTATCTTTATTTTTATTTCTCTAGCTTCCATTTTTGCGATCTCTTTTCAGCCAATTTCTAGTGGATTATTAAAACCACTAGAAAGAAAATACAGTGCTTTTCTACCACCAACACAGAGCTTAGATTATGTTATGGTGCTCGGTAGTGGACATGTGGTTGACCCGCAAATTCCCCCCACCTCAGAATTGAGCCGTACAGCCATGATGCGTCTCAGTGAGGGGATTCGTGTGCTACGTATGTACCCGGGTGCGAAATTGATTTTATCCGGCTACTCGGGTGGCACAGAGATCAGTCAAGCAAGAATGATGGCGACGGTAGCGCTCGCTTTAGGGGTGGCGAAATCCGATATCATCTTACTCGAAACGGCGCAGGATACATGGCAAGAAGCCAGACAAGCAGCGAAATTTGTTGGTCAAAAAAGCATGGCATTAGTTACCTCTGCCAGCCATATGGAACGTGCATTACATGAATTTCATTCTGCAGGTTTACAGCCTCTGCCCGCTCCCACTAACTATTTAGCTCAATCCCACATTGTGCAGCCTTGGCAAAAATACACACCGCAAGCCCGTTACCTAGAACAAACCGAACGTTACTGGCACGAAACGATGGGGCAATGGTGGCAACGTTTGAGAAATTTAGCCAATGGTGAGTAA
- the torD gene encoding molecular chaperone TorD: protein MQEVKQFNEQRAEIYWWFSSLFSKELTEQDLQAYQSSAVRGFLAGLGENPQLSEAVEALVDAFDRLQQREDAQLELSADFCNLFLTSDKYAALPYASLYLEENKLLNGKPAQDMTQLMLNKGIKVDGHFNEPADHLAIELDFLGNLIIRCNALEKESHMEAALAEQKALIEQHLLTWIPQFSADCKRYDEFGFYAAVSVLLVNFCKIDCHYLANET, encoded by the coding sequence ATGCAAGAAGTTAAGCAGTTCAACGAGCAACGAGCAGAGATCTACTGGTGGTTTTCCAGCCTTTTTTCTAAGGAACTAACAGAGCAAGATTTGCAGGCTTATCAATCTTCTGCTGTGCGTGGCTTTCTTGCCGGTTTAGGTGAGAATCCACAACTTAGTGAGGCGGTGGAGGCTTTAGTGGATGCCTTTGACCGACTACAACAGCGTGAAGATGCGCAATTAGAATTGTCCGCCGACTTTTGTAATCTGTTTCTCACCTCAGATAAATACGCCGCCTTACCTTATGCCTCTCTCTATCTTGAAGAAAACAAGCTACTTAACGGCAAGCCTGCACAAGACATGACGCAATTAATGTTAAATAAAGGCATTAAGGTAGATGGTCACTTCAATGAACCCGCTGATCATTTAGCCATTGAGTTGGATTTTCTAGGCAATCTTATTATTCGTTGTAATGCCCTAGAAAAAGAGTCGCATATGGAAGCGGCCCTGGCAGAGCAAAAAGCCTTAATTGAGCAACACCTCTTAACCTGGATACCCCAGTTTTCTGCTGACTGTAAACGCTATGATGAATTTGGTTTTTATGCGGCCGTATCCGTATTACTAGTGAATTTTTGCAAAATTGACTGCCACTATCTTGCTAATGAGACATAG
- the purR gene encoding HTH-type transcriptional repressor PurR encodes MATIKDVAKLAGVSTTTVSHVINKTRFVAEATQQRVMEAVKNLNYAPSAVARSLKCNSTRTIGMLVTQSTNPFFAEVVDGVESYCYRQGYTLILCNTGGLYEKQRDYIRMLAEKRVDGILVMCSDLTEELRQMLDSHPNIPKVVMDWGPESSSADKIIDNSEEGGYLATKYLVNNGHHKIACLTGQAEKLACIERISGYKRALAEANIPFNEKLIFEGNFECDTAVEAADKLVAMSKEERPTSIFCFNDIMALGLISRLRQHNIDIPEDISVIGYDNIDLAAYFSPPLTTIHQPKRRVGKTAFEILLERIKNKEHERRIFEMHPELIERASVKNLNND; translated from the coding sequence ATGGCAACCATCAAAGACGTCGCTAAACTTGCAGGGGTTTCTACCACCACAGTTTCTCACGTTATTAATAAAACACGCTTTGTGGCCGAAGCAACTCAGCAACGAGTGATGGAAGCCGTAAAAAACCTAAATTACGCCCCAAGTGCCGTTGCTCGTAGTCTAAAATGCAATAGCACACGAACTATTGGCATGTTAGTGACTCAATCCACTAACCCTTTCTTTGCCGAAGTGGTCGACGGCGTTGAAAGTTACTGTTACCGCCAAGGTTACACTCTTATTTTGTGTAATACCGGTGGGCTATACGAAAAGCAACGTGATTATATTCGTATGTTAGCGGAGAAGCGCGTCGACGGTATTTTAGTGATGTGTTCTGACTTAACCGAAGAGTTGCGTCAAATGCTCGACTCTCACCCTAACATCCCAAAAGTGGTTATGGACTGGGGACCGGAGTCTTCCTCGGCAGATAAAATCATTGATAACTCTGAAGAAGGGGGGTATTTAGCCACTAAATACTTAGTTAACAATGGTCACCATAAAATTGCCTGCCTGACTGGACAAGCTGAGAAACTGGCCTGTATTGAGCGCATTTCTGGCTACAAAAGAGCGTTAGCTGAAGCCAATATCCCATTTAATGAAAAACTCATTTTTGAAGGTAACTTTGAATGTGATACGGCTGTAGAAGCGGCCGATAAACTGGTAGCAATGTCTAAAGAAGAGCGTCCCACCTCTATTTTTTGCTTCAATGATATTATGGCGTTAGGCTTGATCAGTCGTCTAAGACAACACAATATCGACATTCCCGAAGATATTTCGGTCATTGGCTACGATAACATCGATCTTGCGGCTTACTTCTCACCACCATTAACCACCATACATCAGCCCAAACGCCGTGTGGGTAAAACCGCCTTTGAGATCCTGTTAGAGCGCATTAAAAATAAAGAGCATGAGCGTCGCATCTTTGAAATGCACCCAGAGCTAATTGAAAGAGCCAGTGTCAAAAACCTCAATAACGACTAG
- a CDS encoding TVP38/TMEM64 family protein: MNKKLIIGLILVCAIVLLAVNFGQHFTLENAKAQQLALNSHIAEHFLLSATLYFIGYVFITAFSIPGAAVVTLLGAALFGFWSSLLLVSFASTIGATLAFLSSRYLLRDWVQAKFGSKLATINNGVEKDGAFYLFSLRLIPVFPFFLINLLMGLTPISVAKFYVVSQLGMLAGTMVYLNAGTQLAEIDSLSGIVSPTVLASFALLGLFPLIAKWVMAKLRPHNSSTTV; encoded by the coding sequence ATGAATAAGAAATTGATAATAGGACTAATTTTAGTCTGTGCCATCGTACTTTTGGCCGTCAACTTTGGCCAACACTTCACTTTAGAAAACGCTAAAGCGCAACAACTCGCCCTAAATAGCCACATAGCTGAACACTTCTTGTTATCCGCCACACTGTACTTTATCGGCTATGTGTTTATCACCGCTTTTTCCATCCCTGGAGCGGCCGTTGTCACTCTGCTTGGCGCGGCCTTATTTGGCTTTTGGAGTAGCTTATTGTTAGTGTCGTTTGCCAGCACAATTGGCGCAACTTTGGCGTTTTTAAGCAGTCGTTATTTGCTTCGAGACTGGGTGCAAGCGAAGTTTGGGTCAAAACTTGCGACCATCAATAACGGGGTAGAGAAAGATGGGGCCTTTTACCTCTTTTCTTTACGTCTTATCCCAGTATTTCCTTTTTTCTTAATCAATCTATTGATGGGGTTAACACCTATTTCTGTTGCCAAGTTCTATGTGGTCAGCCAATTAGGAATGTTAGCGGGTACTATGGTTTACCTCAACGCCGGTACGCAACTAGCCGAAATTGACAGCCTTTCCGGTATCGTATCCCCTACTGTGTTAGCCTCATTTGCGTTATTGGGTTTATTCCCGCTAATTGCGAAATGGGTCATGGCAAAACTGCGCCCACACAATAGTTCAACCACCGTATAA
- a CDS encoding DUF2007 domain-containing protein, with product MKIFIAQNPPQAHIMRELLLSYNIETEVRGEGMFGLQGELPMDDSTLPYLWLLTPHQHTQAKTIIAEFEQLHQQIASQKWRCIECDEINEGQFALCWQCGSNRPED from the coding sequence ATAAAAATATTTATTGCGCAAAACCCACCGCAAGCTCATATCATGCGTGAGCTATTACTGAGTTATAATATTGAAACTGAGGTACGTGGCGAAGGAATGTTTGGTTTACAAGGAGAACTGCCTATGGACGATTCTACCTTGCCTTATCTATGGTTGCTTACGCCGCATCAGCACACACAAGCTAAAACCATTATTGCCGAGTTTGAACAACTGCATCAGCAAATCGCTTCGCAAAAATGGCGCTGTATCGAATGTGATGAGATTAATGAAGGTCAGTTTGCTCTTTGCTGGCAATGTGGCAGCAATAGACCAGAAGATTAA
- a CDS encoding alpha/beta fold hydrolase, protein MTATAQSNPILFHKTYRHSDSKQWVVFVHGAGGSSSIWFKQIKAYKEHFNILLIDLRGHGKSNTLFKDIISKRYTFESVTNDILHVLDHLSIKSAHFVGMSLGTIIVRTLAEMASDRVDSMVLGGAVTRFNTRSQILMKLGNLCKNIIPYMWLYRLFAWIVMPQKGQLESRLMFVREARKLCQKEFKRWFKLAADVNPLMKYFKDKELNIPTLYLMGDKDYMFIKPVKEMVLAHKNSQLVEIADCGHVCNVERPQEFNQRSISFIQALA, encoded by the coding sequence ATGACTGCAACGGCTCAATCCAACCCAATTTTATTTCATAAAACCTACCGCCATAGTGACTCTAAACAGTGGGTGGTATTTGTGCATGGGGCGGGTGGCAGTTCGTCTATCTGGTTTAAACAGATAAAAGCGTATAAAGAGCATTTCAATATTTTGCTCATTGATTTACGTGGGCACGGCAAGTCAAATACCTTGTTTAAGGATATTATTAGTAAACGTTACACATTTGAATCAGTGACCAATGATATTTTGCATGTGCTTGATCATTTAAGCATTAAGTCAGCGCACTTTGTTGGCATGTCTTTAGGGACAATTATTGTGCGTACATTGGCAGAAATGGCATCGGATCGCGTGGACTCCATGGTGTTAGGTGGCGCGGTGACGCGGTTTAATACCCGTTCACAAATCTTAATGAAATTGGGCAATTTGTGTAAGAATATCATCCCTTATATGTGGCTCTATCGTTTATTTGCATGGATAGTGATGCCACAAAAAGGCCAATTAGAGTCTCGACTGATGTTTGTGCGCGAAGCTCGAAAGCTGTGCCAGAAAGAATTTAAGCGTTGGTTTAAATTGGCGGCAGACGTGAACCCGTTAATGAAATATTTTAAAGATAAAGAGCTTAATATCCCCACTCTTTATTTGATGGGCGACAAAGACTATATGTTCATTAAACCAGTGAAAGAGATGGTGTTGGCGCACAAAAACAGCCAATTGGTGGAAATTGCAGATTGTGGCCATGTGTGCAATGTGGAAAGACCACAAGAGTTTAATCAGCGTTCAATCTCATTTATTCAGGCTTTGGCTTAA
- a CDS encoding DUF3833 domain-containing protein, translating into MNRLGRKVRGFLFALLAIVTLVGCGAHLNEYQKQTPQFDLFGYFSGHVTAWGMVQDRSGKQTRRFEVALHGQVEGDTLTLHEDFVFADGENTTRIWRITRLADGSYEGRADDVVGVAQGREVGNALHWRYDFALPRGDSSVMVHFDDWLYRQDNEHVFNVTSIRKLGIEFGRLTLFFQKHSQP; encoded by the coding sequence ATGAACAGACTAGGCAGGAAAGTGCGCGGTTTTTTATTTGCCCTGCTGGCGATAGTGACGCTGGTGGGCTGCGGTGCCCATTTAAATGAGTATCAAAAGCAGACGCCACAGTTTGATTTGTTCGGCTACTTCTCAGGTCATGTAACGGCATGGGGCATGGTGCAAGACCGCAGCGGAAAACAAACGCGACGCTTTGAAGTGGCGTTACATGGGCAGGTAGAGGGAGACACCTTAACCCTCCATGAAGATTTTGTATTTGCCGATGGCGAAAATACAACGCGTATTTGGCGCATTACTCGCTTAGCGGATGGCTCTTATGAAGGTCGCGCAGACGATGTAGTGGGCGTGGCACAGGGAAGGGAAGTGGGCAATGCCTTGCATTGGCGTTATGATTTTGCTCTGCCAAGAGGGGATTCTAGCGTGATGGTGCATTTTGATGACTGGTTATATCGACAAGACAATGAGCATGTATTTAATGTCACTTCCATTCGCAAGCTAGGGATTGAGTTTGGCCGCTTAACCTTGTTCTTTCAAAAGCATTCACAGCCCTAA
- a CDS encoding DUF2878 domain-containing protein, translating to MWFQLLWFLAVLGQESTQVWLVIAVVASVVFSYWQRDIHLRWLVGFVLCGIVLDSFNQYTGLFIFPTPWLPLWLLLLWGIFVWYAYQMRTILTHFPKFIVCIVGALGAAGSYYAGLKFAAVHWPYSTVITLVIVFVEWFCLLTAMIYSLNVLQKQGKGLDHEQNSD from the coding sequence GTGTGGTTTCAGCTGTTGTGGTTTTTAGCTGTGCTGGGTCAAGAGAGCACTCAAGTTTGGTTAGTTATCGCGGTTGTAGCTAGCGTGGTGTTTTCTTATTGGCAGCGTGACATTCACCTTAGGTGGCTGGTGGGCTTTGTGCTATGTGGCATAGTGTTGGATTCCTTTAATCAATACACAGGGTTATTTATTTTTCCAACCCCATGGTTGCCGCTGTGGTTGCTGTTGTTATGGGGTATTTTTGTTTGGTATGCCTATCAAATGCGCACCATTTTGACCCATTTCCCTAAGTTTATCGTATGTATAGTAGGAGCGTTGGGAGCCGCCGGCAGTTATTATGCTGGACTGAAGTTTGCAGCGGTACATTGGCCCTACTCAACAGTTATTACCTTGGTGATAGTGTTTGTTGAATGGTTTTGCTTACTGACTGCGATGATTTACTCCCTAAACGTGTTACAAAAGCAAGGTAAGGGATTGGATCATGAGCAAAATTCAGATTAA
- a CDS encoding SAM-dependent methyltransferase, whose product MHNTKSLLIAKQGVLHNNPAIEKMLSPWQRSARALIFNYLHNVSYGSLTLIERFDSQVSLQEFGLSRHPFHASIEILHPDFYTRLLSGGSIAAGEAYIDGMWESCDLTAVMEFMARNLNTLDGMSSKQSVLKRWAYKAGHWLNRNTHANSKKNIGAHYDLGNQLYTRFLDSNMLYSAALYHQDDDTLEQAQINKMDRLCQQLQLKAEDHVIEIGTGWGAMAIYMAQTYGCRVTTTTISEEQFSYAKQKVEQAGLSQRITLLKKDYRDLERQYDKLVSIEMIEAVGKAYLPSYITTCQRLLKPGAIMAIQAITIADQRFDAYCNSVDFIQKYIFPGGFLPSVTHLLQQTTQHSQLVLHDLHDIGMDYARTLREWLHRFNQAEKELATLGYDERFMRMWRYYLCYCEGGFLAQRISTVHLTFRNPQ is encoded by the coding sequence ATGCACAACACTAAGTCCTTATTGATCGCAAAGCAGGGCGTTCTGCACAACAATCCCGCCATTGAAAAGATGCTCTCACCTTGGCAACGCTCCGCTCGTGCTTTAATTTTTAATTATCTGCACAATGTGAGTTATGGCTCACTTACCCTCATAGAGCGATTTGATAGTCAGGTTTCGTTACAAGAGTTTGGCCTTAGCCGTCACCCGTTTCATGCCAGTATTGAAATACTGCACCCAGATTTTTATACGCGACTGCTCAGTGGTGGAAGTATCGCCGCAGGGGAAGCCTATATTGACGGAATGTGGGAAAGTTGTGACTTGACGGCGGTGATGGAGTTTATGGCCCGTAATCTGAATACTTTGGATGGCATGAGTAGCAAGCAAAGTGTGCTTAAACGCTGGGCGTATAAAGCTGGGCATTGGTTAAACCGCAACACGCACGCCAATTCGAAAAAAAATATTGGTGCCCATTATGATTTAGGCAATCAGTTATACACGCGTTTTTTGGACAGTAACATGCTTTATTCCGCCGCGCTCTATCACCAAGACGACGACACACTAGAGCAAGCACAAATAAATAAAATGGACCGATTGTGTCAACAATTACAGCTAAAGGCTGAAGATCATGTAATAGAAATCGGTACTGGATGGGGCGCTATGGCCATCTATATGGCGCAAACATACGGTTGCCGCGTGACCACCACCACCATTTCCGAAGAACAGTTTAGCTATGCGAAACAAAAAGTAGAACAGGCGGGGCTTTCGCAGCGTATTACCTTATTAAAGAAAGACTATCGAGACTTAGAAAGGCAATACGACAAGCTAGTTTCTATTGAAATGATAGAGGCAGTAGGGAAGGCGTATCTGCCCTCATACATCACCACCTGCCAACGACTATTGAAGCCAGGGGCTATTATGGCCATTCAGGCCATCACTATTGCCGATCAGCGTTTCGACGCTTACTGCAACAGTGTCGACTTTATCCAAAAGTACATTTTCCCTGGCGGATTTCTCCCTTCCGTGACTCATCTGTTACAACAAACCACCCAGCACAGCCAATTAGTATTACACGATCTGCATGATATAGGCATGGACTACGCTCGCACCCTAAGGGAGTGGTTACATCGCTTTAATCAGGCAGAAAAAGAGCTTGCCACTTTAGGCTATGATGAGCGATTTATGCGCATGTGGCGCTATTACCTTTGTTATTGTGAAGGCGGCTTTTTAGCCCAACGTATTAGCACGGTGCACCTTACATTTAGAAACCCACAATAG
- a CDS encoding DUF1365 domain-containing protein, whose protein sequence is MKSALMLGEVRHRRFTPVKHDLNYPIFMPCIDLDEMETLQQTVWGFGQRWWHWARFRRADYVGEGCLKSAVQRKVLQLTGESYSGKVLAVVHLRYLGLYFSPVNFYYVYDDKGQWRTLLAEVSNTPWNERHYYAISAQPGINSENWQHEKQFHVSPFNPLQQQYVWKLKPLSRRLLVHLECHRQTKEFDATLMMKGYPFTSKNLIKQLISTPIMAVKMIVGIYWHALKLWLKKVPLYAHPAKHK, encoded by the coding sequence ATGAAGAGTGCCCTGATGCTAGGTGAGGTAAGGCATCGCCGCTTTACCCCCGTGAAACATGATCTGAACTATCCCATATTTATGCCGTGCATTGATCTGGATGAGATGGAAACACTGCAACAAACGGTATGGGGCTTTGGCCAAAGGTGGTGGCACTGGGCGCGCTTTCGTCGCGCCGATTACGTGGGAGAGGGATGCCTTAAAAGTGCGGTGCAACGCAAAGTGTTGCAACTGACAGGGGAGAGTTATAGCGGCAAGGTTTTGGCTGTGGTGCACCTTAGGTATTTAGGTCTCTATTTTAGTCCAGTGAATTTCTACTATGTTTATGATGACAAAGGGCAATGGCGCACATTATTAGCGGAGGTGAGTAACACGCCTTGGAATGAACGTCACTACTATGCCATTAGTGCGCAACCGGGAATCAACAGTGAAAATTGGCAGCATGAGAAGCAATTTCATGTGTCACCGTTTAACCCGTTACAGCAACAGTATGTTTGGAAGCTCAAGCCACTATCGCGCCGTTTACTGGTTCATCTAGAGTGTCATCGGCAGACAAAGGAGTTTGATGCCACATTGATGATGAAAGGTTATCCATTTACCAGTAAAAATTTAATTAAACAATTGATCTCTACGCCAATAATGGCAGTAAAAATGATAGTAGGCATTTACTGGCATGCGCTGAAGTTATGGTTAAAGAAAGTGCCGCTATACGCGCACCCAGCGAAACATAAATAA